The following proteins are co-located in the Apium graveolens cultivar Ventura chromosome 5, ASM990537v1, whole genome shotgun sequence genome:
- the LOC141660988 gene encoding uncharacterized protein LOC141660988, giving the protein MLSNPKAGETLVLYLAVSDFTVSAILVREEDGIQLPVYYVSKRLADAETRYTSLEKLAYALILASRKLRPYFQAHKIEVRISYPLRQVMHKPESSGQILKWTVELGQFEVDYKPRTAIKGQDLADFMLEFPPHQEVEPGALVVIPSTEEVGLESQNNAPWWSLFVDEASNGDGAGAEIELISPEVHKIRCATHLAFHATNNDAEYEALINGLKLALEMKVENLNVFSGSVIVVYQINGWYQAKGPRTELYLKSAQRIIARFNEVRLELIPRGQNEGVDELAKLSSRREATLLGVVPLDIQRQPSVPEHEVGSLSNNLGPTWMEPILAYIKDGSLPDEKNEAMRIKYKVARYVIYDGVLYRIGYIMPLLKCIDRDECNYILREVHEGICGNHSGGSSLAQKILRQGYYWPTIKKDALEFSRACDKYQRYANCFNNPMAPLTSLMSP; this is encoded by the coding sequence ATGTTGTCTAACCCAAAGGCAGGTGAAACTCTGGTCCTATACTTGGCCGTCTCTGACTTTACAGTAAGTGCGATATTGGTCCGAGAGGAGGATGGTATCCAGCTCCCGGTGTATTATGTGAGTAAAAGGCTAGCCGACGCCGAGACTCGGTACACAAGCCTCGAAAAATTAGCATATGCTCTGATCCTGGCCTCCCGAAAGCTCAGGCCCTATTTTCAGGCGCACAAGATAGAAGTGCGAATCTCCTACCCCCTCAGACAAGTGATGCACAAACCAGAGTCTTCTGGTCAAATATTAAAGTGGACAGTTGAGCTTGGCCAATTTgaggtggattataagccaagGACCGCAATCAAAGGCCAAGACCTGGCCGATTTTATGCTAGAATTTCCTCCACATCAAGAAGTGGAGCCGGGAGCCCTTGTTGTCATACCTAGCACAGAAGAAGTTGGGCTGGAGAGCCAAAATAATGCCCCATGGTGGAGCCTATTTGTGGATGAAGCCTCTAATGGTGATGGAGCAGGAGCCGAAATTGAGCTAATCAGTCCTGAGGTGCACAAGATCAGATGTGCTACCCATCTGGCCTTTCAtgcaaccaacaatgatgctgaaTATGAGGCCCTGATCAACGGTCTCAAGCTAGCTCTAGAAATGAAGGTGGAGAATTTGAATGTGTTTAGTGGCTCCGTGATCGTGGTCTATCAGATAAACGGGTGGTATCAAGCTAAAGGGCCAAGAACAGAGCTTTACTTGAAGAGTGCGCAGAGGATAATCGCAAGGTTCAACGAGGTGAGGCTGGAACTAATCCCGCGCGGGCAGAATGAAGGCGTGGACGAGCTAGCTAAACTCAGCTCGCGTCGCGAGGCCACCCTGCTAGGGGTCGTGCCCCTTGATATACAGAGGCAGCCTAGTGTGCCCGAGCATGAGGTGGGCAGCCTCAGTAATAACCTCGGCCCTACGTGGATGGAACCTATCTTAGCCTACATAAAAGATGGTTCACTTCCGGATGAAAAGAATGAGGCAATGAGGATAAAATACAAAGTAGCACGCTACGTGATATACGATGGGGTCTTATATAGAATAGGGTACATCATGCCCCTCCTCAAGTGCATAGATAGGGATGAGTGCAATTATATTCTAAGGGAAGTACACGAGGGTATTTgcggcaatcactcggggggtagctctctagctcagAAAATCCTCCGTCAAGGTTACTATTGGCCAACAATAAAAAAAGATGCCTTAGAATTCTCCCGAGCCTGTGATAAGTATCAACGATATGCCAATTGTTTTAACAACCCTATGGCTCCCCTAACATCCCTCATGAGCCCTTAG